From a single Desulfurella sp. genomic region:
- a CDS encoding HAD family hydrolase yields MIKVIVMDVDGVLTDGRIIIDENGAEYKFFDVKDGHIFHIAQNLGLKIAFISGRYSKVTTQRAKELNVELCIQNQLDKTQALEYIKNYYNVDYSEIAYIGDDIIDIKPMEKCGFSAAPNDAHLKVKMAASYISSKNGGRGAVREIVEEILKINGFKNFWD; encoded by the coding sequence GTGATAAAAGTTATTGTAATGGATGTTGATGGTGTCTTAACTGATGGCAGGATTATCATTGACGAAAATGGCGCAGAATATAAATTTTTTGATGTGAAAGATGGACATATCTTTCACATAGCCCAGAATTTAGGTTTAAAAATAGCATTTATTTCTGGCAGATACTCCAAAGTTACCACGCAAAGAGCAAAAGAGCTTAACGTTGAATTATGCATTCAAAACCAATTGGATAAAACACAAGCTCTTGAATATATAAAAAATTATTACAATGTTGACTACTCAGAAATTGCCTATATTGGTGATGATATTATTGATATTAAACCAATGGAAAAATGTGGATTTAGCGCAGCACCAAATGATGCCCACCTAAAAGTTAAAATGGCAGCAAGCTATATTTCTTCAAAAAATGGTGGCAGAGGAGCAGTCAGAGAAATAGTAGAAGAAATTTTGAAAATTAATGGTTTCAAAAACTTTTGGGATTAA
- a CDS encoding rubrerythrin family protein produces the protein MGKMTERFLWEAFAGESQAHMKYLNYAKAAEKEGKTNIARLFKAISQAEVIHASGHLKLLNGIGSSLDNVKSAWEGENFESEEMYPAYEAVAKEQNQDKAAKWINQVLQVEKDHRSLYEKAKEALEQNKDADFKDIFLCSVCGYVALDKAPDKCPVCGAPASAFEKF, from the coding sequence ATGGGAAAGATGACGGAAAGATTTTTGTGGGAAGCCTTTGCAGGTGAATCTCAGGCACACATGAAATATTTAAATTATGCAAAAGCAGCGGAAAAAGAGGGAAAAACAAACATTGCAAGACTATTTAAAGCAATTAGCCAGGCAGAAGTAATACATGCATCTGGGCATTTAAAGTTGCTAAACGGTATTGGAAGTTCACTTGATAATGTTAAAAGTGCCTGGGAAGGCGAAAATTTTGAAAGCGAAGAAATGTATCCTGCTTACGAAGCTGTAGCAAAAGAGCAAAATCAAGATAAGGCGGCCAAGTGGATTAACCAGGTTTTGCAGGTAGAAAAAGATCACAGAAGCTTGTATGAAAAAGCCAAAGAAGCTCTAGAGCAAAATAAAGACGCAGATTTCAAAGATATATTTTTATGTAGCGTATGTGGTTATGTAGCATTAGATAAAGCACCAGATAAATGTCCAGTATGTGGCGCACCAGCTAGCGCTTTTGAAAAATTTTAA
- the rd gene encoding rubredoxin has translation MNEKALFLINYGLYIVGSKKDNLINAQISNTAFQITDNPNTIAISINKSNYTHEFIETSKLFTISIIAKTAPLSLIGNFGFKSGRNIDKFEKISHLLTKNGIPVVLEHTLGFIECRVINSLDVFTHTLYIGEVIDADIFKKEEPMTYAYYHEIKNAQAPKSTPIHEESKIRKKYVCKVCGWVYDPEVGDPDGGIKPGTEFEDIPDNWVCPVCGVAKSDFELLK, from the coding sequence ATGAATGAAAAAGCACTTTTTTTAATTAATTATGGATTGTATATAGTAGGTTCCAAAAAGGATAACTTAATCAATGCCCAAATTTCAAATACCGCATTTCAAATTACAGATAATCCCAATACTATAGCCATATCTATTAATAAATCCAACTATACTCATGAATTTATTGAAACAAGCAAATTATTCACTATTTCTATAATAGCTAAAACGGCACCTTTATCACTTATTGGCAATTTCGGTTTTAAAAGTGGCAGAAATATTGATAAATTTGAAAAAATAAGCCACCTGCTTACAAAAAATGGAATACCTGTTGTGCTTGAGCATACATTGGGGTTTATAGAATGTCGTGTTATAAACAGTTTGGATGTATTTACGCATACACTTTATATTGGCGAGGTAATTGATGCCGATATATTTAAGAAAGAAGAACCAATGACTTATGCGTATTATCATGAGATTAAAAATGCTCAGGCTCCAAAATCTACACCAATTCACGAAGAATCAAAAATTAGAAAAAAGTATGTTTGCAAAGTATGTGGTTGGGTTTATGATCCGGAAGTTGGCGATCCAGATGGTGGCATAAAACCAGGTACCGAATTTGAAGATATACCAGATAACTGGGTATGTCCAGTTTGCGGAGTAGCAAAAAGTGATTTTGAATTATTAAAATAA
- the mqnC gene encoding cyclic dehypoxanthinyl futalosine synthase — protein MRVSSKEALELFELDLIELSRLAHKVRFEKHPTKLVTFIADTNINYTNICETKCSFCAFYRNKNDKDAYVLSIEQLKQKAIAAKELGLSTVLIQGGLNPEIEYSYYIKMVEELSNIGIHVHAFSPPEIDLMCKIANKSPKEVFEDLKKAGLQTMPGGGAEILSERVRKKISPKKISTDRWLEIMKAAHNTGLKTTATMMFGHIETKEDIIEHLENIRRLQDETSGFRAAIAWDFKPENTALKKLVTKKASGIDYLKILAITRIYLDNVENIQASWASQGKQIGQVALYFGANDLGSLLFEENVMAQAGFRVTSTVEELANLIKQAGFIPALRTTNYEIVRYL, from the coding sequence ATGAGGGTTTCGTCAAAAGAAGCACTTGAATTGTTTGAACTTGACCTTATAGAACTGTCTAGATTAGCTCATAAAGTAAGATTTGAAAAACATCCTACAAAGCTTGTTACTTTCATTGCAGATACGAATATTAACTACACAAATATATGCGAGACGAAATGCTCTTTTTGCGCATTTTATAGAAATAAAAATGATAAAGACGCTTATGTTCTAAGTATAGAGCAATTAAAACAAAAAGCCATTGCAGCAAAAGAGCTTGGCCTTAGCACAGTTTTGATCCAAGGCGGTCTAAACCCAGAAATTGAGTATAGCTACTACATAAAAATGGTTGAAGAACTATCAAATATAGGCATACATGTACATGCATTTTCACCACCAGAAATTGATCTTATGTGCAAAATTGCAAACAAAAGCCCAAAAGAGGTATTTGAAGACTTAAAAAAAGCAGGTTTGCAAACCATGCCAGGTGGTGGTGCAGAAATACTATCAGAGCGTGTACGGAAAAAAATCTCGCCAAAAAAGATTAGCACTGATAGATGGCTTGAAATTATGAAAGCAGCGCACAATACAGGACTAAAAACTACCGCTACAATGATGTTTGGCCATATTGAAACAAAAGAAGATATTATAGAACATCTTGAAAATATAAGGAGGTTGCAAGATGAAACATCTGGTTTTAGAGCAGCTATTGCCTGGGATTTTAAGCCAGAAAACACAGCATTAAAAAAACTTGTTACAAAAAAAGCAAGCGGTATTGATTATCTCAAAATACTTGCTATAACACGCATTTATTTGGATAATGTCGAAAATATTCAAGCTTCGTGGGCATCGCAGGGAAAACAAATTGGTCAGGTGGCGCTTTACTTTGGTGCAAATGATTTAGGTAGTTTGTTATTTGAGGAGAATGTTATGGCTCAAGCTGGATTTAGAGTAACTTCAACAGTTGAAGAATTAGCCAATCTTATAAAACAGGCAGGATTTATTCCTGCGCTTAGAACAACAAACTATGAAATAGTGAGGTATTTATGA
- the argJ gene encoding bifunctional glutamate N-acetyltransferase/amino-acid acetyltransferase ArgJ, with protein MNCKITNDGFDVFESVKTSAVRAGIKRKGEDLALIYFEKEATFAAVFTTNKVKAHCVIYDEELLKNQKNIRSVLINSGNANACNINGIEAIQEITKALSNELNIKQNEIFIAQTGIIGEEFPTKKVTNALGKLKINLGKNSQILARAILTTDKNPKIISIECEYAGVIFHIGAVAKGAGMIHPNMATMLSFIVTDLNIDQNILKVALKEAVDKSFNRISVDGDMSTNDTVFIASLNEVGEPINEENEFFRYFVDKLTECCVYLAKEIVKDAEGATKFCEVLVFGADNDEDSQKVARSIANSLLVKTAIFGKDPNWGRIIAAVGYSGANIDVEKLEIKIGDFLVYSWGRPQEFDKIALLEYMRQNDSIKIYINLNIGASNFNLYFSDLTYEYIKINAQYHT; from the coding sequence ATGAATTGCAAAATTACAAATGATGGATTTGATGTATTTGAATCAGTTAAGACTTCGGCTGTAAGGGCTGGTATTAAGAGAAAAGGTGAAGATTTAGCTTTAATTTATTTTGAAAAAGAAGCAACTTTTGCCGCAGTTTTTACAACTAACAAAGTAAAAGCACATTGTGTAATTTACGATGAAGAACTTTTAAAAAATCAAAAAAATATAAGATCAGTTTTAATTAATAGTGGCAATGCCAATGCATGTAATATAAATGGGATTGAGGCTATACAAGAAATAACAAAAGCACTTTCAAACGAATTAAACATAAAACAAAATGAAATTTTTATTGCTCAAACAGGTATTATTGGCGAAGAATTTCCAACAAAAAAAGTAACAAATGCTTTAGGCAAGCTTAAAATAAATTTAGGTAAAAATTCACAAATTTTAGCCAGAGCTATTTTAACTACAGATAAAAATCCAAAAATTATATCAATTGAGTGCGAATACGCTGGTGTGATATTTCATATAGGTGCTGTTGCAAAAGGTGCCGGCATGATTCATCCCAATATGGCAACAATGCTTTCTTTTATAGTCACTGATTTAAATATTGATCAGAATATTTTAAAAGTAGCTCTCAAAGAAGCTGTTGATAAATCTTTTAACAGAATTAGCGTAGATGGAGATATGTCAACAAATGATACAGTATTTATTGCCAGTCTAAATGAAGTAGGAGAGCCCATAAACGAAGAAAACGAATTTTTCAGATACTTTGTTGATAAGCTCACAGAGTGTTGCGTATATTTGGCTAAAGAGATAGTTAAAGATGCAGAAGGTGCCACTAAATTTTGTGAAGTGCTTGTTTTTGGCGCAGACAACGATGAAGATTCACAAAAGGTTGCACGCAGTATAGCCAATTCATTGCTTGTAAAAACTGCAATATTTGGCAAAGATCCAAACTGGGGTAGAATTATTGCAGCTGTTGGATATTCTGGCGCAAATATTGATGTAGAAAAACTCGAAATTAAAATTGGTGATTTTTTGGTTTATTCTTGGGGTAGACCGCAAGAATTTGATAAAATTGCTCTTCTTGAATACATGAGACAAAATGATTCAATAAAAATATATATAAACTTAAATATTGGCGCATCAAACTTTAATTTATACTTCAGTGATTTGACATACGAATATATAAAAATTAATGCACAGTATCATACTTGA
- a CDS encoding RCKP-type rubredoxin-like domain-containing protein, translating to MAVYKCEKCGYEKESKCKPRKCPQCGSKDSFKKKEV from the coding sequence ATGGCAGTTTACAAATGTGAAAAATGCGGTTACGAGAAAGAGTCTAAGTGTAAGCCCAGAAAATGCCCACAATGCGGTAGTAAAGATTCGTTTAAGAAAAAGGAGGTGTAA
- the argC gene encoding N-acetyl-gamma-glutamyl-phosphate reductase: protein MLRVGIVGVSGFTGLELVKLLLHHPWVEIDYLAARSHVGQPLSDVFPSLKNICDNIIEPIDENKCVNLDVVFLALPHGVSMELVCKLFGKVRIIDLSADFRLPKDLYEKWYKPHLCPDLIKEAVYGLPELNRQKIKKASLIANPGCYATASILAVLPFLDIIESDIIIDAKSGVTGAGKTLREDLLFSEIEASFKAYSPASHRHQPEIQNVLSLTEPVNVTFVPHLLPINRGILATVYAKLKSFFDEAFLFEKLQKFYINEPFVRVSKNLPKINNTSGTNYCDVSFALDKENNRLIILSVVDNLLKGASSQALQNMNIMFGLKEEEGLKLKPHYP, encoded by the coding sequence ATGCTACGTGTTGGCATAGTTGGTGTAAGTGGCTTTACGGGTTTGGAACTTGTCAAGTTACTTTTACACCACCCTTGGGTTGAAATAGATTATCTTGCAGCAAGAAGTCATGTAGGACAGCCTTTAAGTGATGTTTTCCCTTCTTTAAAAAATATTTGCGACAACATAATAGAACCTATAGATGAAAATAAATGTGTTAACTTAGATGTTGTCTTTTTAGCTTTACCGCATGGTGTATCAATGGAACTTGTTTGTAAGCTATTTGGAAAAGTTCGCATTATTGATTTAAGCGCAGATTTTAGGTTACCTAAAGATTTGTATGAAAAATGGTATAAACCACACTTGTGCCCTGATTTAATAAAAGAAGCAGTTTATGGTTTACCTGAATTAAATAGGCAAAAAATTAAAAAAGCTTCACTTATTGCAAATCCCGGCTGTTATGCAACAGCTAGTATTTTGGCTGTACTGCCTTTTTTAGATATTATTGAAAGCGATATTATTATTGATGCAAAAAGCGGTGTAACTGGAGCTGGCAAAACTCTAAGAGAAGATTTGCTTTTCAGCGAAATTGAGGCTTCTTTTAAAGCGTATTCACCTGCCAGTCATCGTCATCAACCAGAAATACAAAACGTGCTTAGCCTAACTGAACCTGTAAACGTAACTTTTGTTCCACATTTGCTCCCAATAAATAGAGGAATTTTGGCTACAGTATACGCGAAGCTTAAAAGTTTTTTTGATGAAGCGTTTTTATTTGAAAAACTCCAAAAATTTTATATAAATGAACCATTTGTAAGGGTTTCTAAAAATTTACCTAAAATTAACAATACAAGCGGAACAAATTACTGTGATGTGTCTTTTGCACTTGATAAAGAAAATAATCGGCTTATTATATTAAGTGTTGTTGACAATTTACTAAAAGGTGCAAGCTCACAAGCTCTACAGAATATGAATATTATGTTTGGTTTAAAGGAGGAGGAAGGCTTAAAATTAAAGCCGCATTACCCATGA
- a CDS encoding KpsF/GutQ family sugar-phosphate isomerase, translating into MNNLLDSLKKSLNQQLKAVKKIENILDDSFVEIINQIENCSGRIIFLGVGKSGLIARKIASTLSSIGVASIFIHPTDAYHGDLGMLRPNDLVIFISNSGNTSEILGLVGPIKRMGLKIISIIGNTNSELAHLSDFILDASIEEEASPIKLVPMASTTTALVIGDLIACGLIVKRGFKDEDFAMLHPGGSIGKKLLTFVEDLMHKGKELPTVYLDEGFEQVLYEISSKRLGVTFVVDNSLTLFGVITDGDLRRILEKYKSGVFSLKAKDMMTKNPKIIEKKALAIKAANMMQNYSITSLAVCENNKIIGVIHIHDIMKAGVI; encoded by the coding sequence ATGAACAACTTGCTTGATTCTTTAAAAAAATCTCTGAACCAACAGTTAAAAGCAGTAAAAAAAATAGAAAACATACTGGATGATTCATTTGTGGAAATCATTAATCAAATAGAGAACTGTAGTGGTAGAATCATTTTTCTTGGGGTTGGCAAATCAGGCCTTATCGCAAGAAAAATAGCTTCAACTTTATCAAGCATAGGTGTTGCTTCAATATTTATCCACCCAACGGATGCATACCATGGCGACCTTGGTATGTTAAGGCCCAATGATTTGGTTATTTTCATATCAAATTCAGGCAATACATCTGAAATACTTGGTTTGGTTGGTCCTATTAAAAGAATGGGGTTAAAAATTATTTCAATTATTGGAAATACAAATTCTGAGCTTGCACATTTAAGTGATTTTATTTTAGATGCAAGCATTGAAGAAGAAGCCTCTCCAATTAAACTTGTACCCATGGCTTCCACCACAACTGCGCTTGTAATTGGTGACCTCATAGCCTGCGGTCTTATCGTAAAAAGGGGTTTCAAAGACGAGGATTTTGCAATGCTACACCCAGGTGGTTCTATTGGTAAAAAATTACTTACATTCGTAGAAGACCTAATGCATAAAGGTAAAGAATTGCCTACTGTTTATTTGGATGAAGGCTTTGAACAGGTACTTTACGAGATTTCATCAAAGCGCTTGGGCGTTACCTTTGTAGTTGATAATTCGTTGACACTTTTTGGTGTTATTACAGATGGAGATTTAAGAAGGATTTTAGAAAAATACAAAAGTGGAGTTTTTAGCCTTAAAGCTAAAGATATGATGACAAAAAACCCAAAAATAATTGAAAAAAAAGCACTTGCAATTAAAGCTGCCAATATGATGCAAAATTACTCAATTACGAGTCTTGCCGTGTGTGAAAATAATAAAATTATTGGCGTTATACATATTCACGATATAATGAAAGCAGGTGTCATATAG
- the mqnE gene encoding aminofutalosine synthase MqnE: MKTALIEKYQNNPISYKEALDLFEKADFLDLAQIAKKIKLSKTGNKVYFTINKHINYTNICSSKCLMCAFYRNEGDKDAYTMSFEQVEKELSGIENLKEVHIVGALNPKLDFSYYIKLLETVKKAAPSANIKAFTAAEIDFFSKISSLSHTEVLEQLKKAGLQTMPGGGAEVFSKRVKKKLYPKKIGFEEWAYIHELAHSMGIKSNATLLFGHIETKEEIIDHLFKLRQLQEKTKGFLCFVPLLFHPENTVFEGHIQKKSAIEQLRVLAISRIILDNFDHIKAYWVMMSDSISQVGLHFGADDIDGTIEKENIFHAAGAKSASGLVSEKIIEMVRNAGFVPVLRDALYNEIKVYE; the protein is encoded by the coding sequence ATGAAAACTGCATTAATTGAAAAATATCAAAATAATCCTATTTCTTACAAAGAAGCTTTGGATTTATTTGAAAAAGCTGATTTTTTAGACCTAGCTCAAATTGCCAAAAAAATAAAATTGTCAAAAACTGGCAATAAAGTGTATTTTACCATAAATAAGCATATAAACTACACAAATATCTGTTCATCAAAGTGTCTGATGTGTGCATTTTATCGAAACGAAGGCGACAAAGATGCCTATACTATGAGTTTTGAGCAGGTTGAAAAAGAGTTGTCCGGTATTGAAAACTTAAAAGAAGTACACATTGTTGGCGCTTTGAACCCAAAACTTGATTTTTCATACTATATAAAATTATTGGAGACGGTAAAAAAAGCTGCGCCGTCTGCCAATATTAAAGCTTTTACGGCAGCCGAAATTGATTTTTTCTCTAAAATCAGCTCTCTAAGTCACACAGAAGTTTTAGAACAATTAAAAAAAGCGGGCTTGCAAACAATGCCAGGTGGTGGTGCAGAAGTTTTTAGCAAGCGTGTTAAAAAAAAGTTATACCCAAAAAAAATTGGATTTGAAGAGTGGGCTTATATTCATGAACTCGCTCACAGTATGGGTATAAAAAGCAACGCAACGCTTCTTTTTGGACATATTGAAACAAAAGAAGAAATTATTGACCATCTATTCAAACTAAGGCAACTTCAAGAAAAAACAAAAGGCTTTCTATGCTTTGTTCCATTGTTGTTTCACCCGGAAAACACAGTATTTGAAGGCCACATTCAAAAGAAAAGCGCCATTGAGCAATTAAGAGTACTTGCTATATCAAGAATTATTCTAGATAATTTTGACCATATAAAAGCCTATTGGGTAATGATGTCAGATAGCATATCGCAGGTTGGCTTGCATTTTGGTGCAGATGACATTGATGGCACTATTGAAAAAGAAAACATTTTTCATGCAGCAGGCGCAAAAAGTGCAAGCGGACTTGTAAGCGAAAAAATTATTGAAATGGTTAGAAATGCAGGTTTTGTGCCAGTATTAAGAGATGCTTTATATAATGAAATTAAGGTGTATGAATGA
- the aroA gene encoding 3-phosphoshikimate 1-carboxyvinyltransferase gives MDQIKTLRCASDKSISHRSAIFSSIASGKTTIKNYLFAQDTLNTLEAFKKLGVDIDIDKIKVTIKGTGKYLKEPFDIIDLGNSGTGIRLISAVCAGQSFLSILTGDNSLRNRPMKRIIEPLTQMGTTILSRKNFLAPLAIFGKDKLKGINYTSKISSAQVKSAVLIAGLYTDENVEFSEPQISRNHTEIMLKQFGVDVIIKDNKVSLDKYRELTGGFELDVPADISSCAFFMVMCALKPDCEAVFVDCLVNPTRTGLLKVFSQMGVNYEILNKKIMCGEEVADILVKYSPNLKPFSIDGKILPTLIDEIPILSILGLFSNGKSILKDAKELRVKESDRIKSIVENLTKLGVKVEEFEDGFEIEPTKNFQKAYIETYFDHRITMSFSVLKALGYNIELSETKSPATSYPNFFEHLKYLGS, from the coding sequence ATGGATCAAATAAAGACTCTAAGATGCGCTTCGGATAAATCAATTTCTCACAGAAGTGCAATTTTTTCCAGTATTGCATCAGGAAAAACGACAATAAAAAACTATCTATTTGCACAGGATACCTTAAATACGCTTGAAGCATTTAAAAAACTAGGTGTAGATATTGATATAGATAAAATTAAAGTAACAATTAAAGGTACAGGTAAATACTTAAAAGAGCCTTTTGATATCATTGATTTAGGCAATTCCGGTACAGGCATCAGATTAATAAGTGCGGTGTGTGCTGGTCAGAGTTTTTTAAGTATTTTAACCGGTGATAACTCACTAAGAAATAGACCAATGAAACGCATTATTGAACCATTAACCCAAATGGGGACAACTATCCTATCAAGAAAAAATTTTTTAGCACCACTTGCAATATTTGGCAAAGACAAGCTAAAAGGCATTAATTATACTTCCAAAATATCATCAGCTCAAGTAAAATCAGCAGTCTTGATTGCAGGACTATACACAGATGAAAATGTAGAATTTAGCGAACCGCAAATATCCAGAAACCACACAGAAATAATGTTAAAACAGTTTGGTGTAGATGTGATTATTAAAGACAACAAAGTTTCTCTGGATAAATATAGAGAATTAACTGGTGGCTTTGAATTAGATGTACCAGCAGACATTTCATCCTGCGCATTTTTTATGGTAATGTGTGCATTAAAACCAGATTGTGAGGCAGTATTTGTAGATTGTTTAGTTAATCCAACACGTACTGGACTGTTAAAAGTTTTTAGTCAAATGGGTGTAAATTATGAAATATTAAATAAAAAAATCATGTGTGGCGAAGAAGTTGCAGATATTTTAGTTAAATATTCGCCAAATCTAAAACCATTTTCCATTGATGGCAAAATTTTACCTACACTAATTGATGAGATACCAATATTATCAATACTGGGTTTGTTTTCAAACGGCAAAAGTATACTGAAAGATGCAAAAGAATTAAGAGTTAAAGAAAGTGACCGTATTAAATCAATTGTTGAAAATTTAACAAAATTGGGCGTAAAAGTAGAAGAATTTGAAGATGGTTTTGAGATAGAACCTACAAAAAACTTTCAAAAAGCCTACATTGAAACCTACTTCGATCACCGTATTACAATGAGCTTTTCTGTACTAAAAGCGCTTGGCTATAACATTGAATTATCCGAAACAAAATCACCTGCAACCTCTTATCCAAATTTTTTTGAACATCTGAAATATTTAGGGAGTTGA
- the rpsI gene encoding 30S ribosomal protein S9 translates to MDKYYATGKRKTAVSKVWLKEGSGIIRINGKSLNEYFGGLSSLKLIIEQPFKVTGYESKLDCDCQVLGSGLSAQAQAIRHGISKALVMFDPQARNILKPLGFLTRDQRSVERKKYGLKKARKSFQWSKR, encoded by the coding sequence ATGGATAAATACTATGCAACCGGCAAGAGAAAAACTGCAGTTAGCAAGGTTTGGCTCAAAGAAGGCAGCGGCATTATTCGCATAAATGGAAAATCATTAAACGAATATTTTGGTGGGCTTAGTAGCTTAAAACTTATAATTGAGCAGCCATTTAAAGTAACAGGTTATGAGTCAAAGCTTGATTGTGATTGTCAGGTTTTAGGTAGCGGCCTTTCTGCACAAGCGCAAGCAATAAGACACGGTATAAGCAAAGCACTTGTTATGTTTGATCCACAAGCTCGCAATATTTTAAAACCTTTAGGTTTTTTAACAAGAGATCAACGCAGTGTAGAAAGAAAAAAGTACGGTTTAAAGAAAGCGCGCAAATCTTTCCAATGGTCAAAGCGATAA
- a CDS encoding class II SORL domain-containing protein, whose protein sequence is MSKLADFVKYEADEKKEKHVPAIDAPSTVKKGEFFSVTVTVGKDIPHPNTKEHYIGWIEGFVVPKSGVAKSIGKFIFEPEVTDSTATFRIRLEEDATLFAWGYCNIHGVWENSKEIKVE, encoded by the coding sequence ATGTCAAAGTTAGCAGATTTTGTTAAATATGAGGCAGATGAAAAAAAAGAAAAACATGTTCCTGCAATTGATGCGCCAAGTACAGTTAAAAAAGGTGAATTTTTTAGTGTAACCGTAACTGTAGGCAAAGATATACCGCATCCAAACACAAAAGAGCACTATATTGGATGGATCGAAGGTTTTGTTGTACCAAAAAGTGGTGTAGCAAAATCAATAGGAAAGTTTATTTTTGAACCAGAAGTAACAGATTCTACAGCAACTTTCAGGATTAGACTCGAAGAAGACGCAACACTTTTTGCATGGGGTTACTGTAATATTCACGGTGTATGGGAAAACTCTAAGGAAATTAAAGTAGAATAA
- a CDS encoding acylphosphatase translates to MSTCKLIIITGKVQNVGFRAYLEDIAKELGLSGYVKNVGTNTVESVVCGEKELIAQYISACKIGPKHAIVESVQVKDAKNDNYEGFSIWL, encoded by the coding sequence GTGAGTACATGTAAACTTATTATAATAACAGGTAAAGTTCAAAATGTAGGTTTTAGAGCATACCTAGAAGATATAGCAAAAGAATTGGGACTCAGTGGGTATGTAAAAAACGTAGGTACTAATACAGTAGAAAGTGTTGTGTGTGGTGAAAAAGAACTCATCGCTCAATATATAAGTGCTTGTAAAATTGGTCCAAAGCATGCAATTGTAGAAAGCGTTCAAGTTAAAGATGCAAAAAATGATAATTATGAGGGGTTTAGTATATGGCTATAG
- the rplM gene encoding 50S ribosomal protein L13 — protein sequence MKSFVAKNAPIDKKWYLIDAKGVVLGDLCVKIANIIRGKNKPTYTPNVDCGDFVVVINAKDIILTGKKLDQKKYFKHSGFMGGIKEITAKKLLAKDPEKMIKHGVWGMLPKNRLSKKLINKVKVYADENHPHKAQKPQEVKVGE from the coding sequence ATGAAAAGCTTTGTGGCAAAAAACGCGCCAATAGATAAAAAATGGTACTTGATAGATGCAAAAGGGGTTGTGCTTGGTGATTTGTGCGTAAAAATAGCAAATATAATAAGAGGTAAAAATAAGCCAACATATACTCCAAATGTCGATTGCGGGGATTTTGTAGTAGTAATCAACGCCAAAGACATTATATTAACAGGTAAAAAACTTGACCAGAAAAAGTATTTTAAACATAGTGGCTTTATGGGTGGCATCAAGGAAATTACAGCAAAAAAATTATTGGCTAAAGATCCAGAGAAGATGATTAAGCATGGAGTTTGGGGTATGTTACCAAAGAATAGGTTATCTAAAAAACTTATTAATAAAGTTAAAGTATATGCAGATGAAAATCATCCGCACAAAGCTCAAAAACCCCAAGAGGTAAAGGTAGGAGAATAA